The following proteins are co-located in the Eubalaena glacialis isolate mEubGla1 chromosome 14, mEubGla1.1.hap2.+ XY, whole genome shotgun sequence genome:
- the PROM2 gene encoding prominin-2, whose amino-acid sequence MVRAPGLLAALLGLGLALALALRRAGAADCGALGPAERLAFAPAAKTRWLAPRVRAPGPLDPLYGTVRRFLSVVQLNPLPAELIKALLNEPSSVKADEVVRYEAGYVVCAVITGLYLLVVPTAGLCFCCCRCRRRCGGRVKMEHKTMACERGTLVAFLLLTTLVLLIGVVTAFVTNQRTHEQMGPSAKALPETLLSLRGLVSDVPQELQAVAQQFSLPQEQVLEELDGVSRSIGNVIHTQLKSTVYEVLASVLSLGQALQVSVDHLRALNATSAELQEGQQALAPAVQGHRERLLALLQEPGCRGCAEALDRAHALELGADFSQVPSVDDALHRLKGVPEANFSSMVQEENSTFNALPALATLQTADVIRELKKVVAQQPRELRTLVEAFPGWEAAARWSQALEEMEQSSRPYLKEVQRYEKYRWIVGCVLCSVVLLVVVCNLLGLNLGIWGLCNREDPSHSEAKGEAGARFLMVGVSFSFLFAAPLILLVFATFLVGGNVQTLVCRSWESGELYEFADTPGNLPSSMNLSQLLGLKKNLSVLLAYQQCKQGAALWTVLQLNDSYDLEKHLDISQYTAKLQQELEKLKVDVKNLDLLSPAARQDLEALQSSGLESIHYPGFLVEIQKPVVNVSVEKLAQELERLSQTQGNTVLGQQLQEEAQGLRNLHQEKLLLQHSLVAKLNLSVHALASSAPLLQPETSDVLDRVTHLKGELPTWATRILKNESECFLTREMGYFSQYVAWVREEVTQRIATCQPLSGALDNGRVILCDMVADPWNVFWFCLGWCTFFLIPSIIFAVKTSKYFRPIRKRLSSASSEETQLFHIPRVTSLKL is encoded by the exons ATGGTGCGTGCGCCCGGCCTCCTGGCGGCCCTGCTGGGCCTGgggctggccctggccctggccctgcggCGGGCGGGCGCGGCGGACTGCGGGGCCCTCGGCCCGGCGGAGCGCCTGGCGTTCGCCCCGGCGGCCAAGACCCGCTGGCTGGCCCCTCGCGTCCGCGCGCCGGGGCCCCTGGACCCCCTCTACGGCACCGTGCGCCGCTTCCTCTCCGTGGTGCAGCTCAACCCCCTCCCCGCCG AGCTGATAAAGGCCTTGCTGAATGAGCCATCCTCCGTGAAGGCGGATGAG GTGGTGCGGTATGAGGCAGGCTACGTGGTGTGTGCCGTGATCACCGGCCTCTACCTCCTGGTGGTACCCACCGCTGGGCTCTGCTTCTGTTGCTGCCGCTGCCGCCGGCGCTGTGGGGGCCGAGTGAAGATGGAGCACAAGACAATGGCCTGCGAGCGAGGCACCCTCGTGGCCTTCCTGCTGCTGACCACCCTCGTGCTGCT GATCGGCGTGGTCACTGCCTTTGTCACCAACCAGCGCACGCATGAGCAGATGGGCCCCAGTGCCAAGGCCCTGCCGGAGACGCTGCTCAGCCTCCGGGGCCTGGTCTCCGATGTCCCCCAG GAGCTGCAGGCCGTGGCACAGCAGTTTTCCCTTCCTCAGGAGCAAGTCTTGGAGGAACTGGATG GTGTCAGCAGGAGCATTGGGAACGTGATCCACACCCAGCTCAAGAGCACCGTGTATGAGGTCCTGGCCTCTGTGCTCAGCCTGGGCCAGG CCCTGCAGGTCTCCGTGGACCACCTCCGAGCCCTGAACGCCACCTCCGCGGAACTTCAGGAGGGGCAGCAGGCCCTGGCGCCGGCTGTCCAGGGGCACCGGGAGCGCCTCCTGGCCCTGCTGCAGGAGCCCGGCTGCCGGGGCTGTGCAGAGGCCCTGGACAGAGCCCACGCCTTGGAGCTGGGAGCCGACTTCAGCCAG GTGCCCTCTGTGGATGATGCCCTGCATCGGCTGAAAGGTGTCCCAGAGGCCAACTTCTCCAGCATGGTCCAGGAG GAGAACAGTACCTTCAACGCCCTCCCGGCTCTGGCTACCTTGCAGACGGCCGACGTGATCAGAG AGCTGAAGAAGGTGGTGGCCCAGCAACCTAGAGAGCTGAGGACACTGGTCGAAGCATTCCCAGGCTGGGAGGCGGCTGCTCGCTGGAGCCAAGCACTGGAGGAGATGGAACAGAGCAGCCGCCCCTACCTGAAGGAGGTGCAGAGATATGAGAAATACAG GTGGATTGTGGGCTGCGTGCTGTGCTCTGTGGTCCTGCTTGTGGTGGTCTGTAACCTGCTGGGCCTCAACCTGGGCATCTGGGGGCTCTGTAACAGGGAAGACCCCAGCCACTCGGAAGCCAAGGGCGAGGCTGGAGCCCGCTTCCTCATGGT GGGTGTGAGCTTCAGCTTCCTCTTCGCTGCGCCCCTCATCCTCCTTGTCTTCGCCACCTTCCTGGTGGGTGGCAACGTGCAGACCCTGGTGTGCCGGAGCTGGGAGAGCGGGGAGCTATATGAG TTTGCAGACACTCCGGGGAACTTGCCGTCATCCATGAACTTGTCCCAACTTCTGGGCCTGAAGAAGAACCTCAGCGTCCTCCTGGCCTATCA GCAGTGCAAGCAAGGGGCTGCGCTCTGGACGGTCCTGCAGCTCAATGACTCCTATGACCTGGAGAAGCACCTGGATATCAGCCAG TACACTGCCAAGCTGCAGCAGGAGTTGGAGAAACTCAAAGTGGACGTGAAGAATCTGGACCTGCTGAGCCCAGCCGCCCGCCAGGACCTGGAGGCCCTGCAGAGCAGTGGGCTCGAGAGCATCCACTACCCAGGCTTCCTTGTTGAG ATTCAGAAGCCTGTGGTGAACGTCAGCGTGGAGAAGCTGGCCCAGGAGCTGGAGAGACTGTCCCAGACCCAA GGCAATACTGTGCTGgggcagcagctgcaggaggaggCCCAGGGGCTCAGAAACCTCCATCAGGAGAAGCTCCTCCTCCAGCACAGCCTTGTG GCTAAGCTCAACCTCAGTGTCCATGCCCTGGCATCCTCTGCCCCACTTCTCCAG ccggAGACCTCAGATGTCCTGGACAGAGTCACTCACCTGAAAGGAGAGCTGCCTACCTGGGCCACCCGTATCCTGAAGAAT GAAAGTGAGTGTTTCCTGACCCGGGAGATGGGCTACTTCTCCCAGTACGTGGCCTGGGTGAGAGAGGAG GTGACTCAGCGCATCGCCACCTGCCAGCCCCTCTCCGGAGCCCTGGACAATGGCCGTGTGATCCTGTGTGACATGGTGGCTGACCCCTGG AACGTCTTCTGGTTCTGTCTGGGGTGGTGCACCTTCTTCCTGATCCCCAGCATCATCTTTGCTGTCAAGACCTCCAAATACTTCCGTCCCATCCGGAAGCGCCTCAG CTCCGCCAGCTCTGAGGAGACTCAGCTCTTCCACATCCCCCGGGTCACCTCCCTGAAGCTGTAG